The DNA segment AAAGTGTCCGCCTTTTTCGTGTTATTAATCCTCCCGCTGGATAAACAACACCTTCAAATAGTTACTTTCCTTATACTGATTTAGATACGGATAATCCACTGGCACTGTAAATTCTTCGAGGATCGTGTAACTGACCTTTTGGCTTTTGAATGCCTGCTCCACAAACGTTTTAAACTTACGCATACCGAGTACACTGTTATTCGTTGACGCCACAATGACCCCGTTTTCCTCTGTGATCGCAATCGCTTGACTGAGCAATGATGGATAGTCCTTTGCCACGCTGAACGTCTGCTTTTTTGATCTAGCAAAGCTCGGTGGATCTAGCACAACTAAATCAAACGCAAGGCTCTTCTTTTGTGCGTACTTAAAATAATCAAAGACATCCATCACATGAATGCGCTGCTCTTCCGGGTCCACTTCGTTCATCTGAAACTGCTCAATCGTCCGCTCTTTACTTCTAGAAGCCAGATCAACACTTGTTGTCTCAATTGCCCCTCCCGTTGCAGCAGCTACCGAGAACGCACCCGTATAAGAAAATGTGTTAAGCACGGTTTTTCCCTTTGCATAATGCTCGTGGATTCGCTTCCGCACTTCACGTTGATCTAAGAAAATACCTGTCATCGGTCCATCGTTTAAATAAACCGCATAGCTGATTCCATTTTCTACGATCGCTAGTGGTTCTGGCGCTTCTTCCCCACTGACAAAGTCATCGTCTTCTACATACGTTCCTTTATTAGCAAAACGCTTTTTCTCGTAGATTCCGACAAATGGATACGTACGCTCTACAGCCTCCATCACCCATTCCTTCATGGAATAAATGCCTTCGCTGTAATACGTAATCACACCAAATTCAGCGTAAAAGTCGATCGTGATCCCACCAATACCGTCTCCTTCTCCATTAAAAAGACGAAAGGCATTAGTTTTCTCATCTGCAAAAAGCTGTCCACGTTTGGCCACTGCTTTTTGAATCCGTTGCATAAAAAGAGATGCATTAATCTCTTCTTGTTTTTTTGTGCTTAAGACCCATCCGCGTCCTTTATTTTGCTGTCCGTAGTAGCCTTTCGCGACAAACTCTCCACGTTCATCCTCAATCGTGAGAAGGTCTCCTTCTTGCAATGGCTCTTCGGACTGATCAACCAGTTCTTGTTCAATTAATGGGAAGCCTTTTTTATACAAAGCCGCTAACCGACTGTCTGCTTGAAGTGTTACATTTAATCTATCCAAGGTACTCATCCTATCCTTCTCCAACGTTTAAAACCAATTATAACACGAGCAACAAGGCTACAACGTAAATGACTGAATCGTGCGCTTCTCATGATCCTCTAATTGCTCGTAATCTCCGTTTGTATACTCGTCAATGACACGATTCCAAAATGCTTGAGCGGGTTTGTTTTCTTTTAATTGAGCGACAACCCAGTTGCCGTGCCAGCGTTTAAATATGTCAAAGGCTGCTTTTTTACCTACACCTTTTCGTTTGTATGGTTTCAATACAAAGAATTCATTTACTGAATTAGGCGATGAATCAGGTGTGGCTTCAATCAGAACAAAACCAGCCAGCTGATCATCCACTTTAATAAACAATGGATGAAGATGTGGCTCAATCCAGTAGCCATCTAATTTAAATGGCTCAAATCGACCGTCCTCTTCAAGCCTTATATCATGTAAGTATTCGCTAAATTCGTAAATATAATATTGCATAAGATTATGCAGGATAGGAGCCTCCTCTTGCTTAACCGGTACAATCTGTACATCCACAGGAAAATCCTCCTCTTATTCGGCTCATCATCTACATTCTTTTATTATGCAGAATATCCCTTTAAAAAAACAAGGATTAATACATTTTTATCCCATTAAAAAGTGCCTGTGATTCATGGATTCACAGGCACTCACGTTCAGTTTAGTCTTGTTTAAATTGCATGTATACCGTGTGTGTAACAAGGAAGTCACCTATACCATGCTTTCCATCTGTTCCGCCTAGTCCCGATTGGCGTAACCCTGCATGATATCCCTGAATGGCTTCAAAGTTCTCACGATTTACAAAGGTTTCTCCATACAATAGCTCATCCGCAGCACGCATCGCTTCGTGGACATTTTCCGTATAGATAGAAGAGGATAAACCATACTTGGAATCATTTGCCCATTCAATTGCTTGATCAAAGGATTGATATGTCATGATTGGAAGGACGGGTCCAAAGATCTCTTCCTGGATGATTTCTGAGTCCTGCTGAACATTCATAAGTAAAGTTGGTTCGTAAAAGAATCCTTTATCTGATTCGGCAGGCTGGCCTCCGGTTAAAAGCTCTGCTCCCGATTCGAGTGCACGTTGAACCATGTCATGTACGCCTTCAAGGTGGTCTTTACTAATCAACGGACCGATATCTGCCTTTTTGTTCTCGAGTGGATTGCCGTATGTTTTTTCGTTAAACGCTTTTTTCAGCTTTTCAATAAACTCTTCTGACACATCCTCATGAACATAGACACGCTCAGCATTGGTACAAGCCTGACCATTGTTTGTTAGGCGTGATTCAGTAATGCTTTCAACAGCGAGATCAATGTCTGCATGCTTTGTGACAATGGCAGGTGCTTTTCCACCCAGTTCAAGGTTTACTTTTGTCATATTTTGAGCAGCCGCTTCCATTACTTTTGTACCTGCTCCAACGCTTCCAGTCATTGTAACCATCGCCACCTTAGGATGACTAGCTAGCACGTTTCCAACAGATGAACCTTTTCCTGTGACAAGGTTATAAACCCCTGCAGGCAACTCTGATTCATCAACAAGCTTCGTGAATGCAACAGCTGTATTTGGCGTTTGTTGACTTGGTTTAAGAACAATTGTACATCCGGTAATTAAGGCCGTTGCTACCTTTCTGGCCAGAATAAATACCGGGAAGTTCCAAGGGACAATCCCCCCGACCACTCCAATCGGCTTACGTTGCATGTAGATTTGTTCATTTGGACGATCACTAGGAACGATTTCACCTTCAATACGTCTAGCCCACTCAGACATATAATAAAAATAGTCTATGGCTGTTTGTACTTCACCATTGGCAAGCTCGTAATCTTTTCCTTGTTCTTCAATTAGAAGTTCAACAAAATGCTGTTTATTTGCTTCAAGGCGCTGACCAAGATCTCGTACAAGCTTGCCTCGTTCAACCTGTGTTTTTTTCGCCCAAGCTTTTTGCGCTTCATAAGCGGCTTCAATGGCTTGATTGGTTTCCTCTTCAGTCGCATTCGCGATTTTTGAAATGACCTCTTCTGTAGATGGATTCACCACCTCAATGATTTCATCTGATTTTGATTTCATGTACGATCCATTAATATATAATTGGTGAATATCCATCCAAATCACTCCTATCCCTATTCTTCTTTATCTAATAGTGACACGCCACTTGGTCTATAATGAATTTTCACCGTTGAATGAACTTCACTAGCTCCAAGCGCAATGCTTTTTTCTTGTGCTGTTTTAATAACTTCGAATACCGAGTCTAGTTCACCTTCAATGACAGTCTCCATCGGACCTACTTTATAAGGTAATCCAGAATCCTTTATCACTTGTACAATCTCCGTAAGATCACCATGAGTCCCGTCATCCTTGCCATTCGGTAAGATTTGAATGCCTGCCGTTACTGTAGACAACATCATCACTCCTTGATAGTAGATTGTAGAGAATGTGTACCCTTTGAATCTTTGGACAAACCTTTTAGTTGTTCTTTCACAAAAAATTCATGAGCCAGGACGTATTCTTGTCCGGTAGAGTAGTACAATAGAAGATATAGGCATTTTATAAAGGAGGACTTTACACATGAAGGACCCCATTAAACAATTTAAAGTAATCGGTTATTTAGAAGGAATGTCATTTTTACTATTGCTTGGCCTAGCTATGCCCCTTAAATACGGACTCGGAATGGATATGGCTGTAACAATTGTTGGATCTGCACATGGCGCTTTGTTTGTGTTATACATTGCAGCTATTTTCTATATGATGGTGCGTGTTAGATGGTCACTATTCACAGCATTACTCGCGTTTATCGCATCGATTGTTCCATTTGGACCTTTCATCTTTGATGCTAAGGTATTAAAGCAACAGGAAACGACTGTTTAAATTTACTCATGTGGGTAACGTAAAATAGTGGGTACGATCAACGTTAATGATCGTACCCACTATTTTTAGTTCCATTCTTCACTAAATAGGTTAGTCTAGGCTTCTTACTTCAAACGGTAATACAAGAGATTCAATCTTCTTACGGCTCTCCTCGTATTGTGCCGGAAGCATTAAATGACTTCCCATTGTTTCTTGTGACTCGTCATGAGCAAACCCTGGAGGATCTGTTGCAATCTCAAAGAGAATCCCTCCATATTCTTTAAAGTAAATAGCATTAAAATAATTTCGATCTTGAACCGGAGTTACACGTAAGCCTGATTGTTCAACATGTGCCTTCCAATCAAGCTGATCTGTGTCATCTTTCGCTCTCCATGCGATGTGGTGAACAGTCCCTACACCCATTGATCCATTTCCAGTAGTTGATGTTTTTAAATCAATTACATTACCGATATCTGAACTTGAATGAAAACGAATGTAGTCTCCGGATTCCGCCACTTTCTCCAGCCCCATCGTTTGCCTAAGAACGGTAGCCGTTTCTTTTGGAGAAGCTGAGAATAGAGTTGCCCCACCAAATCCTTTAATAGCAACCTCAGGTCTCACCTCACCAAATTCCCAAGTATTTAACTCTCCTTCTTCTCTTTCTACGATCTCTAAATGCAGACCGTGCGGGTCATCAAACGTAAGATATGTTTCTCCAAAACGTTCTGATTTAATAAAAGGAATATTGAATTTCTCTAATCTATTTATCCAGAATTCCATTGCACCAACTGGAACAACATATGAGGTTACTCCAACCTGACCATCACCAATTACACCTTTATACGCATTGGCCCACGGGAAGAAAGTAATAATCGTACCAGGTTTTCCACCTTCATCTCCGAAGTACAAATGATACGTTCCAGGGTCATCAAAGTTTACAGTTTTTTTAACTAAACGTAAGCCCAGTACTCCTGCATAGAAGTCTACGTTTTCTTGAGGGTGTCCAACAATTGCCGTAAGATGATGAATTCCCATTGTTTTCTTGGTCATTTGAATCACTCCTAATTTTATTTGATTGTCTGATATGACTATCCCTAATGGTTCCCCGCTTGTTCTTTTCTCTTCACTGAGTCTGTCGTATCTGCCTATTTCTATACACATTTGTTTCGAATAAATATATTACGAATTCGAGATATAGGATAAAAAATTAGGCCTCTGCGTGATAACCTAGTTTTTTTAATTGCTCAATTAATGATTGTTTTTCATCCTTGCTGAGTCCTCCACAAATATTGTTTATGGCTTCTCGGTGCTTTGGAAACACTTCATCCATAAATTGTGTTCCTTTTTCCGTTATCACCGCATAAGTGGACCGGCGATCTTCTGGCGATGGCATTCTTTTAAGTAGTTCCTTCTTTTCTAGTTTATCTACAACGTACGTAATACTGCTACTAGCAATCAGCACTTTTTCACCAATCTTTTGAATTGGTTGATCCCCTTTGTTATAGACTAACTCAAGTACAGCAAATTCAGTTGGATTCAATCCCATTCCTTTGATATCTTCTTCAACTTTCTTTTTTACTGATTGGATTGCTCTTGTTAAAACTACGAAGAGCTTTAATGACAAATCCTCATCATGTTTATTTACTGATTCTTTATTCATAAATACTCCTCTTTAGTATATCTTTAATTCGAGATAAATATACCTCGATCTCATTTTGTTGTCAAGTGATTTAAGCAAGGTTCGCTTAACTCTTTTTATCTGCTCAATGTTTAGTTTCAAAAACAATCCATAAGCTTTCGTCATTTTTACACCATAAAACCACAATTTGAATGTTTTAATGGTGGTCCACCGGGTACACATACAGTACAGGAGGCGATACATTATGAAACCAGTTTATAAAGAATTTAAAAATGACGAAGAAGTAGTAAGTGCAGTGAATTCTCTTAAAACACAAGGTGTTCATGAGGACAACATTTATGTAATCACTCATGACGATGACCGTACAAACCGCGTTGCTGACAACGCAGATGCTAATACGGTTGGTGTAAGTGAGACTGGATTAGGTACGTCTATCAAAAACGTGTTCCGTAAAAAAGGTGATGAGCTTCGCGCGAAGTTCGAAGAACTAGGCTTCAGCCATGAAGAAGCAGGGTTACTTGAAGACAAGCTTGACCAAGGGAAAATTATTCTTGCTATCAAAGATGCTCCAGAAACTGTAACAATCTAAGATTTCCCCCTTGAAATCCATAGAATAAAATAAGCCTGCGAGGAATCATTCTCGCAGGCTTATTTCTTTTTCTTTACTGTACAAAGCTAGCCATTTCTTCTCTAATTGAAGCAGTGACCCCAGCAAGAGATTCAATCGGTACCGGTTTGCTAAAATAGAAACCTTGTATTTCATCACAATTCATCTTTTGTAGCATATCAACCTGTTCTTCGGTTTCAACACCTTCTGCTGTCACCGTCATTCCGAGCTTCTGAGCAAGCGCAATAATTGACGTTACAATATGATAGTCTTTTGAACCCGTGGTTACGTTTTGAATAAATACTTTATCAATCTTTATTTTATTTGCTGGCAGAAGGCGCAAATAATTGAGTGATGCATGGCTCACACCAAAGTCATCAATCGCAATTTGAAAGCCAGCCTGGCGTAACCGTTTCAATTTATCGATTGTCGCTGCTTCATTTTTTAAAATGGAATGCTCCGTAATTTCAAGCGCAATATGACGAGGGTCTACATTATGTTTTTTTGTTGTATGTAAAAGTAGAGCCTCTAGTCGATCGGATTCAAGTGTTTTTGTAGAAAGATTAACAGACACTCTTATTTCGTCCCGATGAATGGACCGTATCTGTTGGCAGACACGGTCAACAACCCACTCATCAATCATTTCAATTAATCCACACTCTTCAGCGACCAAAATAAATTGGTCAGGAGAGATGAATCCAAGCTTTGGACTCACCCAACGAATAAGTGCCTCATAATGAATGACCTGAGAAGATAATTGAATGATTGGCTGATAATATAATGTGAACTCTTGATTTTCAATCGCACTTTTCAGCTCACGTTCAAGCATATTTCGGTCAAGCTCATTACCTGTTCGATTAGAGCATTCATCAAAGTGTTTGACCTTATTGCCACCCAGCTGTTTCGCTTCAAACATCGCACGATAGGCCTGCATAATAAATTGATCCACAGTATCCGACGAATTTGCTGCTGTAGCCATCCCCATGCTGGCTGTCACATAAATCTCTAGTTCATTCATCTTGAACGGTGCGGACAAACTTGATTGTAGGTTAGTGGCACAATCAAAAGATGCCTCACGGTCTACGAGAATGATTAATTCATCGCCTGTTACTCGAGACATCATTGAATACTCGGGCAGGATCAATTTTAGACGAGCAGCGATATCAATCACCATCTGTTCAATGCGTGCGTGCCCAATTCGATCAATAATTGTACTAAACTGATCTATGTTTATATAAATGAGAGATAACGATTGGTTGTCTTGTAAATCTTTTAGCTTCTGTTGGACGGATTCTCTAAAATAATCAAAACTGGGTAAACCTGATCTTGCCTCAAATGTTTCTTCTCTTATACTTACTAATCGTTTTGAATAAACGAGTATATATGGATGTTCTTGATCTTTGAGAGGTAGTGGAACACACATCATTCGTTCAAAATCAGCAGCATTCAGACGCTCAGTATATTGTAGGGCCTTTTGCTCTTCCACAGTCCTCATTAGTAACGAAGTAATCTTCTGTGTGCGATAACTTGGAATCACATCCTCCACGTACTTCCCAATTGATTCTTCTGTTAGATAAGTAGATTCATTCTCGTTGACACTAATGTATTCATATTGAAACCGACCACCCACATACTTCAGTATATACACGGAATCATATGCATTTTGTAGTGCATCGACTAGTTTTTCTAATTGAATATTAGCTTGTATAGTCAAGGTCGATTACTGACTCCTTTCTTCTGCGCCCACAGAAGTCCCTACCTATATATCGTAAAATCACGTTGAATTTTAAAGTTTTTCGTTCCAATGAAATGAATTATTTCCTTTTTTGAGTACCATTAAATTCACTCTGTTTTTTCTTACGATCCCTTAGTATCTTACGTACAACTGGATAAAGGACAGGTCCCCATCTTAGTGCAAGTCTTATAATTCTTGGCATGCTCCCACCTACCTTCTTCTTTGTAGGGTTTCGTATTCCCCTAATAAGGAAAATAGAAACATAATCAAACGATTTGAGGTATGATTAAAAGAAACATACTCGTAATCTTGAAAATTGGTAGGTGATCACATGAATAGATGGGTGTCTACGTCAGAGAAAGCCGCATTCTTACATTGGTTCCTTAAGAACCACCGATTAAAAAGCAGAGAAGCCAAAACTATACTTGATTATTTAGTTAATCATTTACATGTTCTTGAACATATCACGTTTACATCTACACTACCTGCAAATGGAAAAACCATTGTCATTTCCAGTATGCAATCCGATGAGCCTGGCTTTGTCTATTATGATCAAGCTAAAAAAAGCGAAGACCCTTCAAAAGTACTTGGAGAATTTATGGCTCATCCTACAACCAAACGTTATTTGATGATTCATTTTTATGGAAGTCACATCCACACTTCCTACCAGCAGCTTATTCAAACTCCCATCAAGGAACAATTTCAAAACTACAAACGATTTAAGGGATACGAACAGGTCACACAAAAAGTACTTGAAAACGTTCAAAAGCAAACAGACAGAGCGACCCTGCTTTCTCAAATTGATCAGGCGCTTGATGAACGGAACGAAGCAAAATTTAAAGAGTTGACTCTACAATTAAAAGAGATGGACCAATCATCAAACTGATTGGTTCATCCGATTAATAGATTCTAGAGCATGTGTGAGGAGCAATGGGGCCACTTTTGTAGAGTATGAAAGCTGTAACCGTTCTGAACGTTTATGTGCGTCCTTCCCAAATGGGCCAATATTCAGTGTGGGCACATCTAATTCGTTGATTTGTTTTAGAGGAAGGTCATAACCATTCTTGTATAAAGGCATGTGGCGTAAAAGCGACTGATATGCCTGCGTGTCTCCACTGTTTTTGCAGTAGCTTACGTCAGATAGACCTGGAAAAAATGTCTTGATCGCAATCGTCTCTTCAAACTCCTCTTGCGCAAATGTAGCCAGTCGCTCAACCATTTGGACAAGCTCTGCATCTTTGGTCAAATCTAAGCTTACATGAGGGTAATAAGGCGGTTGGAGCATCACTAAATAAAATGGTGCCAGGTCAAGAAAATAAGTTGAGAGATTGCGAGCAATGGCAAGTGTTGCCTCAGAATAATCTTCTGTATCCTTCTGTTCTAGCAGAATCGTTTGATACATTCGGTCAAACTCCTGACCGTATTTACGTATACCCATTTGGTACATTTCTTCTAATGTGAACACCTTAGGTTCTGGCGTTCCACCCTCTAGATCGGTTGACACATGTGTTTGGATTGAACGAAGGTGCAAAAGACGTTGATAGATTTGTACGCTTGAATGCTTGCAAGCTTCAACCATTTTCTCCATCACTTCTTCGGGCTGTGTAGATAATGTTAGTACGTTATAAAGTAAATATGCCTCGTTTGGTGTCTGCACATCATAACTGTCCTTTAAGTCACGAATTCTAAGACACGTTGGTGATGGTGATTTTTCGCCTAGTGCCTGATCGGCAAAAACCTCTGACCACTCCATTTCAACTGCCAGTTGAGCTGCCATCACTGATGCATTAATCCCCTCAAGCGGTTGACCCACATGCGTTTCTCTGCCTAGACAATAGATAAAGGGTAAAAGTTTACCTGTTGAACCTGTGTAAACATACTTTTGATAATCATTTGGATAGGCTGAGAAGTTGGGCTCACTGCAAATACATGCATCAAATTCCCATCCCTTTTGTTTCATTTGATAAAGTTCGCCTACTGCCGCAAACATTCCCTTTGATAGCTTTTCTTCATCCGGCACAGCTACAAGTACAAGGTTTTGGGTGATTCCCTTCGCCTCACTTAAATCCTGAAGAACTGAAAGCTGCATCGCAAGTCCTGCCTTCATATCCATTGTGCCCCGACCAAATAAATAATCACCAGAATGAAGATCTTCCTTTGCATCGGCATTTAAGTACCCTTCTTGCTCGTTTTTGATCGCTTGTTCCAGTTGGCAAACGACTTATACTGACCAAAATCGTCTACACCTACAACATCAAAGTGACTTAATAAAAGGGTGGCGTGATGTGATTCCGGATTTCCCTCCATTAACGCAATGACCGCTTCACGTTTTTGTGGATCTCCTGGAATTGGCACCTTCACAATTTGTTCAGGGTGCTCTTTGAAATAGTCCAAGCGCTTGAGGATCTTCACAATGACATCAGCCATCTCGCGTTCGCCTTCTGTACCTGAAATACTTGGCTGGTTCACGAGTTCAATCGTTAATTCTTTGATCCGTTCTGCATGCTTATAGTACTTCATTGTTTTGTGCCCCAAGCTATCTCCCCCTCATTTTTTCCCTATGCGTGGCAGGTTGTTATGACTCAACGTATGCACAATTCTTCGAGTTTGCTTCATCTAAATATAACTGTTTGTCCCATCATACCAAGATTGACGAAACGTGACGATTCATTTTCACAATTTTTATACAATTTATGTGAGGTTATCTTCTGTATCAAACACTCTTTGTTGACAAATTTGCAGTTGACTATTAAAGTTTACTTAACGCAACTTTTAGTCGCTTGTCATACTTTTTTAAACGAAGCAAGGTTTATGACAAAAGGAGATGTATGATGCAACCTAGAGGAAAATGGATCTACTATATAATATTTTTCATACTGGTCTTAACAGGCTGTCAGTCTAATGAGTTTAAAGATGATGACACCCTTTCTGTTGTCACAACAACTGCACAAATTGCCGACCCTCTGCGTATAATTGGGGGCGACCGCATTCATGTTGAGAGCCTAATGGGGACAGGGGTTGACCCTCACTTATACGAGGCTTCACAAGGAGATATTAGTAAACTGGAACAAGCAGATATCCTTTTTTATAACGGTATTCATCTTGAAGCGAATATGAGCGAGGTCTTTGAACATACCTCGGTTCCTACTCTTGCTTTTGGAAGTGCTGCAGATCCCAATGACTTACTTGAAGATCCGGCGTCAAAGGGCTCACCCGATCCTCATATCTGGTTTGATATCGATATTTGGGAAGAAGGGATTATCGCTGCAGTTGAAAAGTTAAAAGAACTTTCTCCTGATGATGCCGAGTATTTTGAAGCAAACAAACAAGAATACCTTTTAGAGTTAGAGGAATTAAAGTCGTATTCTAAGAATAAACTTGGCTCCATCGATAAAGAAAAACGTGTGCTGGTCACCGCACATGATGCCTTTCAATACTTTGCACGAATGAACGATCTTGAGGTCGTTGCACTGCAAGGATTAAGTACAGAATCAGAGATTGGTATTTCAGATGTTCAATCAACCGTTCAAACAATTGTTGATCAAGGTATCCCTTCCGTATTTGTTGAATCCAGCGTGAACAAAGCAGCCATTAAATCTGTTATAGAAGGCGTTAATCGAACAGGCCACGACGTTTCGCTTGGAGGAGAGCTTTATTCCGATGCGATGGGAGAAGAAGGCACAGAGTCAGGCACATATATAGGGATGTATCGCTATAATGTAGATACTATATACGATGCTCTTTCAGGAGGGACATAAGCATGTCGCATGTATTAGAAGTAGATAACGTAAGCGCCGCATATCGCAAAAACAAGGTGTTGGACCAGGTTTCATTTGCTGTGGAGCAGGGGACTTTAACTGGTATTGTTGGTCCAAATGGTGCTGGTAAATCAACCTTAATTAAAACCTTATTACAGCTCCACCCTTCTTTAGGTGGGAACGTTTCGTTTTTCGGACATTCATTAAAAGCCGAGAAAACACGAGTAGGCTATGTTCCACAAAGAGGGTCCGTTGATTGGGATTTCCCGACAAATGCTCTGGATGTTGTCATGATGGGTTTATATCAGAAAATTGGCTGGTTCAGATGGCCGGTGCGTCGTCACAAAGAGAAAGCCTTTGAAGCCTTAGACAAGGTTGGCATGGGTGCCTATGCGGAGAGACAAATTAGCCAGCTTTCTGGCGGACAGCAGCAACGAGTCTTTCTTGCTCGGGCGCTAATTCAAGAAGCGGATCTTTATTTTATGGATGAACCGTTTGCCGGGGTTGATGCGTCAACAGAGAAAGCGATTATGACGATTCTGAAGGAACTGAAGAACAATGGCAAAACGGTTCTTGTTGTTCACCACGATCTTCAGACCGTTCAAGACTATTTTGATCAGGTTCTTTTATTAAACAAATCCGTCATTGCTCACGGTCCAACACAGCAGGTGTTTAACGCGGAAACCATTGCGAATGCATATGGTGGTGCAGTTCGTTGGATGAAGGAGGGAATAAACAATGGCCATCCTTCTCTCCAGTAACTTTCAGTGGGTTCTACTAAGCACAACACTGCTTGGAATTGCTGCTGGGATGTTTGGGACATTGGCTTACTGGCGGAAACAAAGCTTAATGAGTGATGCTCTTTCACACGCGGCTCTTCCAGGTGTTGTGATTGCCTTTATGATTATGAATGAAAAGAACCTTCCATTTTTAATACTTGGTGCGGGTATAAGCGCCTTACTTGGTGCCTTTT comes from the Alkalihalobacillus sp. FSL W8-0930 genome and includes:
- a CDS encoding class I SAM-dependent rRNA methyltransferase — protein: MSTLDRLNVTLQADSRLAALYKKGFPLIEQELVDQSEEPLQEGDLLTIEDERGEFVAKGYYGQQNKGRGWVLSTKKQEEINASLFMQRIQKAVAKRGQLFADEKTNAFRLFNGEGDGIGGITIDFYAEFGVITYYSEGIYSMKEWVMEAVERTYPFVGIYEKKRFANKGTYVEDDDFVSGEEAPEPLAIVENGISYAVYLNDGPMTGIFLDQREVRKRIHEHYAKGKTVLNTFSYTGAFSVAAATGGAIETTSVDLASRSKERTIEQFQMNEVDPEEQRIHVMDVFDYFKYAQKKSLAFDLVVLDPPSFARSKKQTFSVAKDYPSLLSQAIAITEENGVIVASTNNSVLGMRKFKTFVEQAFKSQKVSYTILEEFTVPVDYPYLNQYKESNYLKVLFIQRED
- a CDS encoding GNAT family N-acetyltransferase, with product MDVQIVPVKQEEAPILHNLMQYYIYEFSEYLHDIRLEEDGRFEPFKLDGYWIEPHLHPLFIKVDDQLAGFVLIEATPDSSPNSVNEFFVLKPYKRKGVGKKAAFDIFKRWHGNWVVAQLKENKPAQAFWNRVIDEYTNGDYEQLEDHEKRTIQSFTL
- the aldA gene encoding aldehyde dehydrogenase, which translates into the protein MDIHQLYINGSYMKSKSDEIIEVVNPSTEEVISKIANATEEETNQAIEAAYEAQKAWAKKTQVERGKLVRDLGQRLEANKQHFVELLIEEQGKDYELANGEVQTAIDYFYYMSEWARRIEGEIVPSDRPNEQIYMQRKPIGVVGGIVPWNFPVFILARKVATALITGCTIVLKPSQQTPNTAVAFTKLVDESELPAGVYNLVTGKGSSVGNVLASHPKVAMVTMTGSVGAGTKVMEAAAQNMTKVNLELGGKAPAIVTKHADIDLAVESITESRLTNNGQACTNAERVYVHEDVSEEFIEKLKKAFNEKTYGNPLENKKADIGPLISKDHLEGVHDMVQRALESGAELLTGGQPAESDKGFFYEPTLLMNVQQDSEIIQEEIFGPVLPIMTYQSFDQAIEWANDSKYGLSSSIYTENVHEAMRAADELLYGETFVNRENFEAIQGYHAGLRQSGLGGTDGKHGIGDFLVTHTVYMQFKQD
- a CDS encoding thiamine-binding protein codes for the protein MSTVTAGIQILPNGKDDGTHGDLTEIVQVIKDSGLPYKVGPMETVIEGELDSVFEVIKTAQEKSIALGASEVHSTVKIHYRPSGVSLLDKEE
- a CDS encoding DUF3817 domain-containing protein, which gives rise to MKDPIKQFKVIGYLEGMSFLLLLGLAMPLKYGLGMDMAVTIVGSAHGALFVLYIAAIFYMMVRVRWSLFTALLAFIASIVPFGPFIFDAKVLKQQETTV
- a CDS encoding ring-cleaving dioxygenase, which translates into the protein MTKKTMGIHHLTAIVGHPQENVDFYAGVLGLRLVKKTVNFDDPGTYHLYFGDEGGKPGTIITFFPWANAYKGVIGDGQVGVTSYVVPVGAMEFWINRLEKFNIPFIKSERFGETYLTFDDPHGLHLEIVEREEGELNTWEFGEVRPEVAIKGFGGATLFSASPKETATVLRQTMGLEKVAESGDYIRFHSSSDIGNVIDLKTSTTGNGSMGVGTVHHIAWRAKDDTDQLDWKAHVEQSGLRVTPVQDRNYFNAIYFKEYGGILFEIATDPPGFAHDESQETMGSHLMLPAQYEESRKKIESLVLPFEVRSLD
- a CDS encoding MarR family transcriptional regulator encodes the protein MNKESVNKHDEDLSLKLFVVLTRAIQSVKKKVEEDIKGMGLNPTEFAVLELVYNKGDQPIQKIGEKVLIASSSITYVVDKLEKKELLKRMPSPEDRRSTYAVITEKGTQFMDEVFPKHREAINNICGGLSKDEKQSLIEQLKKLGYHAEA
- a CDS encoding general stress protein, which gives rise to MKPVYKEFKNDEEVVSAVNSLKTQGVHEDNIYVITHDDDRTNRVADNADANTVGVSETGLGTSIKNVFRKKGDELRAKFEELGFSHEEAGLLEDKLDQGKIILAIKDAPETVTI
- a CDS encoding bifunctional diguanylate cyclase/phosphodiesterase, with protein sequence MTIQANIQLEKLVDALQNAYDSVYILKYVGGRFQYEYISVNENESTYLTEESIGKYVEDVIPSYRTQKITSLLMRTVEEQKALQYTERLNAADFERMMCVPLPLKDQEHPYILVYSKRLVSIREETFEARSGLPSFDYFRESVQQKLKDLQDNQSLSLIYINIDQFSTIIDRIGHARIEQMVIDIAARLKLILPEYSMMSRVTGDELIILVDREASFDCATNLQSSLSAPFKMNELEIYVTASMGMATAANSSDTVDQFIMQAYRAMFEAKQLGGNKVKHFDECSNRTGNELDRNMLERELKSAIENQEFTLYYQPIIQLSSQVIHYEALIRWVSPKLGFISPDQFILVAEECGLIEMIDEWVVDRVCQQIRSIHRDEIRVSVNLSTKTLESDRLEALLLHTTKKHNVDPRHIALEITEHSILKNEAATIDKLKRLRQAGFQIAIDDFGVSHASLNYLRLLPANKIKIDKVFIQNVTTGSKDYHIVTSIIALAQKLGMTVTAEGVETEEQVDMLQKMNCDEIQGFYFSKPVPIESLAGVTASIREEMASFVQ
- a CDS encoding YpiB family protein, which encodes MNRWVSTSEKAAFLHWFLKNHRLKSREAKTILDYLVNHLHVLEHITFTSTLPANGKTIVISSMQSDEPGFVYYDQAKKSEDPSKVLGEFMAHPTTKRYLMIHFYGSHIHTSYQQLIQTPIKEQFQNYKRFKGYEQVTQKVLENVQKQTDRATLLSQIDQALDERNEAKFKELTLQLKEMDQSSN